A single genomic interval of Candidatus Hydrogenedentota bacterium harbors:
- a CDS encoding MBL fold metallo-hydrolase, which translates to MSGGMFGGGVPPRRAAALVVCDLSRGGSILLGRRNPALPFMGGHHAFPGGSLVADDAEVPVLNGAPDPFLAGAVRETFEETGMLLADGPMPGPDALAAARDALNRGELRFSAWLREAGCRVDAAAFTPAGRWITPSFSPVRYDTQYFLCRRAGVPAGGSCGPDDEICGLDWLTPVAALACWRGGGIRLSTPVAYVLRSLAALAPDAALERLRRPPGVDDVRADFIESRPGIHVIPLRTQTLPPATHTNCVVIGWREMIIVDPGPVAGEERARLAARLDDLCALGGAVTGVALTHAHGDHAGAASFLAARHGVPVWAHPAAGFPGARPLEDGAVLEAAGDPPWRLRALHTPGHDPGHLAFLEETTRTLISGDLFANPGTILVSPEHGGDMTQYLESLERAAALEGLDMVVPSHGWAMPGAEGTVRLRRLIAHRLQREERIRAALDRGLRAEDDLLDAAYDDTPADLRDLARLQLRAHLRRLGRY; encoded by the coding sequence ATGAGCGGCGGGATGTTTGGCGGGGGGGTGCCCCCGCGGCGGGCCGCCGCGCTGGTGGTCTGCGACCTGTCGCGGGGCGGTTCCATCCTTCTCGGGCGGCGCAATCCGGCGCTGCCCTTCATGGGCGGCCACCACGCCTTTCCCGGCGGCAGCCTCGTGGCGGACGACGCGGAGGTGCCCGTGCTGAACGGCGCCCCCGACCCCTTTCTGGCGGGCGCGGTGCGCGAAACCTTCGAGGAGACGGGGATGCTGCTGGCGGACGGGCCGATGCCCGGCCCGGACGCGCTGGCGGCGGCGCGCGACGCGCTGAACCGCGGGGAGTTGCGCTTTTCCGCGTGGCTGCGGGAGGCCGGATGCCGCGTGGACGCGGCGGCCTTCACGCCCGCGGGCCGGTGGATCACCCCGTCCTTTTCGCCCGTCCGCTACGACACCCAGTACTTCCTGTGCCGTCGTGCGGGTGTTCCTGCCGGCGGGTCCTGCGGGCCGGACGACGAGATTTGCGGGCTGGACTGGCTGACCCCCGTGGCGGCGCTGGCGTGCTGGCGCGGCGGCGGTATCCGCCTGTCCACACCCGTCGCCTATGTTCTGCGGAGCCTGGCGGCGCTCGCGCCGGACGCCGCCCTGGAGCGTCTGCGCCGCCCGCCGGGGGTGGATGACGTCCGCGCGGACTTTATTGAGTCGAGGCCCGGCATCCACGTGATCCCCCTGCGCACGCAGACGCTGCCCCCGGCCACCCACACCAACTGCGTTGTCATCGGCTGGCGGGAGATGATCATCGTGGACCCCGGCCCCGTGGCGGGGGAGGAGCGCGCGCGCCTCGCGGCGCGGCTGGACGACCTGTGCGCACTGGGGGGCGCGGTGACGGGCGTCGCCCTCACCCACGCCCACGGCGACCACGCGGGCGCGGCTTCCTTTCTCGCGGCGCGGCACGGGGTGCCGGTGTGGGCGCACCCGGCGGCGGGTTTCCCCGGCGCGCGGCCCCTGGAGGACGGCGCGGTGCTGGAGGCGGCCGGTGATCCGCCCTGGCGGCTGCGGGCGCTGCACACGCCGGGCCACGACCCGGGGCATCTCGCCTTCCTGGAGGAGACCACCCGCACGCTCATTTCCGGCGATCTCTTCGCCAACCCCGGCACCATCCTCGTGTCCCCCGAACACGGTGGCGACATGACGCAGTATCTCGAGAGCCTCGAGCGCGCCGCCGCGCTGGAGGGACTCGACATGGTGGTGCCGTCCCACGGCTGGGCGATGCCCGGCGCGGAGGGAACCGTGCGCCTGCGCCGCCTTATCGCGCACCGGCTCCAGCGCGAGGAGCGCATCCGCGCCGCGTTGGACCGGGGCCTCCGCGCGGAGGACGACCTTCTCGACGCCGCCTATGACGACACCCCGGCGGACCTCCGCGACCTGGCCCGCCTCCAGCTCCGCGCCCACCTGCGGCGGCTGGGGCGTTACTGA
- the ruvC gene encoding crossover junction endodeoxyribonuclease RuvC codes for MRVIGFDPGTATTGYGVVEGRASRLRHLAHGVITTPANTELGGRLKKIFEEASGLLETFKPDAVSIERLFFKQNVTTGIQVAQARGVIVLAAVLAGVHVGEFSPTEAKTAITGYGRADKRQMQEMVRILLALEHIPKPDDAADALALAICQVQTGLVQRRLEGK; via the coding sequence ATGCGCGTGATCGGGTTCGATCCGGGCACGGCCACCACGGGCTACGGCGTCGTCGAGGGGCGCGCCAGCCGGTTGCGGCATCTGGCCCACGGCGTCATCACCACCCCGGCCAACACCGAGTTGGGCGGGCGGCTGAAAAAGATTTTCGAGGAGGCCTCGGGCCTCCTCGAAACGTTTAAGCCCGACGCCGTGTCCATCGAGCGCCTGTTTTTCAAGCAGAACGTGACCACGGGCATCCAGGTGGCCCAGGCGCGCGGGGTCATCGTGCTGGCCGCCGTGCTCGCGGGGGTGCATGTGGGGGAGTTCAGCCCGACGGAGGCCAAGACGGCCATCACCGGCTACGGCCGGGCGGACAAGCGCCAGATGCAGGAAATGGTCCGCATCCTCCTCGCCCTGGAGCACATCCCCAAACCCGACGACGCGGCCGACGCCCTCGCCCTGGCCATCTGCCAGGTACAGACCGGACTGGTCCAGCGCCGGCTCGAGGGGAAGTGA
- a CDS encoding YebC/PmpR family DNA-binding transcriptional regulator, with product MSGHSKWSTIKRKKGAADAKRGKIFSNLAKEATLAARQGGGDPNGNPRLRAVLMACRANNMPLDNIERAIKRGTGELEGITYEEQRYEGYGPNGVGIIIDVVTDNKNRATAEIRHILSKAGGSLAATNAVAWNFDQRGVITVPKEGVSDDDMMEKAIEAGADDVDSSGEEAHEVFCEPGQLHTVAGELDKMGVKAEEVALKMIPRTTMKIESKSVPALLRLLDTLEENDDVQNVFSNADISDEDMEAAMAD from the coding sequence ATGTCCGGCCATTCCAAGTGGAGCACCATCAAGCGGAAAAAGGGCGCGGCCGACGCAAAACGGGGCAAGATTTTCTCGAATCTCGCCAAGGAGGCGACGCTTGCCGCCCGCCAGGGCGGCGGCGACCCCAACGGCAACCCCCGCCTGCGCGCCGTGCTGATGGCCTGCCGCGCCAACAACATGCCCCTGGACAACATTGAGCGCGCGATCAAGCGCGGCACGGGCGAGCTGGAGGGGATCACCTACGAGGAGCAGCGCTACGAGGGCTACGGCCCCAACGGCGTGGGCATCATCATTGACGTGGTCACGGACAACAAGAACCGGGCCACGGCCGAAATCCGCCACATTCTGAGCAAGGCGGGCGGCTCGCTGGCGGCGACCAACGCTGTGGCGTGGAACTTCGACCAGCGCGGCGTCATCACGGTGCCCAAAGAGGGCGTCTCCGACGACGACATGATGGAGAAGGCCATTGAGGCGGGGGCGGACGACGTGGACAGCTCGGGCGAGGAGGCCCACGAGGTCTTCTGCGAGCCGGGGCAGCTCCACACGGTGGCGGGCGAGCTGGACAAGATGGGGGTGAAGGCGGAGGAGGTCGCGCTCAAGATGATTCCCCGCACAACGATGAAAATCGAGTCCAAGAGCGTGCCCGCCCTCCTGCGCCTGCTGGACACGCTGGAGGAGAACGACGACGTGCAGAACGTGTTCTCCAACGCGGACATCAGCGACGAGGACATGGAGGCGGCGATGGCCGACTAG
- a CDS encoding ATP-dependent Clp protease ATP-binding subunit: MFERYTERAKAAVSAARSEALRHGSDYVRTEHLLLGLCRDPEGIAARTLENLGVDIQMLAADIERQVQPGTRAASREEITFTSRAKKVLELAVEEARRLNHNYVGTEHILLGLIKEGEGIAAKLLNDLGVDHARMQTEVQRLVGGQGRPGAAPEPGAGRKSQTPALDAFGRDLTALARENKLDPVIGREAEIERVIQVLSRRTKNNPVLIGEAGVGKTAIVEGLAQAIVNGDVPDLLLNRRVLTLDLAGVVAGTKYRGQFEERLKSVMKEIRRADNVILFIDELHTIVGAGAAEGAVDAANMLKPSLARGELQCIGATTMDEYRKHIEKDAALARRFQTILVNAPSVEQTIEIIRGLRDKYEAHHRVKFSDEAVVAAARLSNQYIMDRFLPDKAVDVIDEAGSRARLQITTRPPALKLLEAEIGEAVKEKEEAIHNQEYERAASLRDRERTLQARLEEAQRDWQRKRDSAETVVTEEDIAHIVSKWTGVPLTKLEEKESLRLLRMRDELHRGVVGQDEAIDAITRAIQRSRSGLRDRTRPVGSFLLLGPTGVGKTLLAKTLAEFLFGSQEALITVDMSEYMEKFAVSRLMGAPPGYIGYDQGGQLTEQVRRRPYSVVLFDEIEKAHPDVFNALLQVLDEGHMTDSTGRKVDFRNTVVMMTSNAGARRIGRSTSLGFHTDEDDGVHARMRDRVLEEARKVFNPEFLNRIDETLVFHRLSGAELLQIVDIQSGEVVRRAAEQGLRLVLSPEAREFLVRIGSSNEYGARPLRRAVQQYMEDPLAELLLRGGLNRDTEISVRPSDAGDRLVFDGAVRAAEGATS; this comes from the coding sequence ATGTTTGAAAGATACACCGAAAGGGCGAAAGCTGCGGTAAGCGCGGCGCGGAGCGAGGCGCTGCGCCACGGGTCGGACTATGTCCGCACGGAGCATCTGCTGCTGGGGCTTTGCCGCGATCCGGAGGGGATCGCCGCGCGCACCCTGGAAAACCTCGGGGTGGACATCCAGATGCTGGCCGCCGATATTGAGCGGCAGGTGCAGCCGGGTACCCGGGCGGCCTCGCGCGAGGAGATCACGTTCACGTCGCGGGCCAAGAAGGTGCTGGAGCTGGCGGTGGAGGAGGCGCGCCGTTTGAACCACAACTACGTGGGGACGGAGCACATTCTTCTGGGGCTGATAAAGGAGGGCGAGGGGATCGCCGCGAAGCTGCTGAACGACCTGGGCGTGGACCATGCCCGGATGCAGACCGAGGTGCAGCGGCTGGTCGGCGGCCAGGGCCGCCCCGGCGCGGCGCCCGAGCCCGGCGCGGGCCGCAAGTCGCAGACCCCGGCGCTGGACGCCTTCGGCCGCGACCTGACCGCGCTGGCGCGGGAGAACAAGCTGGACCCGGTGATCGGCCGCGAGGCGGAGATTGAGCGGGTGATCCAGGTGCTCAGCCGCCGCACGAAGAACAACCCGGTGCTCATCGGCGAGGCGGGCGTCGGCAAGACGGCCATCGTCGAGGGGCTGGCCCAGGCCATCGTGAACGGCGACGTGCCCGACCTGCTGCTGAACCGGCGCGTGCTGACGCTGGACCTGGCGGGGGTGGTGGCGGGGACGAAGTACCGGGGCCAGTTCGAGGAGCGGCTCAAGTCGGTGATGAAGGAAATCCGCCGGGCGGACAACGTCATCCTGTTCATTGACGAGCTGCACACCATCGTGGGCGCGGGGGCGGCGGAGGGCGCGGTGGACGCCGCGAACATGCTGAAGCCCTCGCTGGCGCGCGGCGAGCTGCAGTGCATCGGCGCGACGACGATGGACGAGTACCGCAAGCACATCGAGAAGGACGCCGCCCTGGCGCGGCGTTTCCAGACGATCCTGGTGAACGCGCCGTCGGTGGAGCAGACCATCGAGATCATCCGCGGCCTGCGCGACAAGTACGAGGCGCACCACCGGGTGAAGTTTTCCGACGAGGCGGTGGTGGCGGCGGCGCGCCTGTCGAACCAGTACATCATGGACCGGTTCCTGCCGGACAAGGCTGTGGACGTCATAGACGAGGCGGGCAGCCGGGCGCGGCTCCAGATCACGACGCGCCCCCCGGCGCTGAAGCTGCTGGAGGCGGAGATCGGCGAGGCGGTGAAGGAGAAGGAGGAGGCCATCCACAACCAGGAATACGAGCGGGCGGCGTCGCTGCGCGACCGCGAGCGCACGCTCCAGGCCCGCCTCGAGGAGGCCCAGCGCGACTGGCAGCGCAAGCGCGACTCCGCCGAAACCGTGGTCACGGAGGAGGACATCGCCCACATCGTCTCGAAGTGGACCGGCGTGCCCCTGACCAAACTGGAGGAGAAGGAGTCGCTGCGGCTCCTGCGCATGCGCGACGAGCTGCACCGGGGCGTGGTGGGGCAGGACGAGGCGATAGACGCGATCACGCGGGCCATCCAGCGCTCGCGGTCGGGCCTGCGCGACCGCACCCGGCCCGTGGGCTCCTTCCTCCTGCTGGGCCCCACCGGCGTGGGCAAGACCCTGCTCGCCAAGACCCTGGCCGAGTTCCTCTTCGGCAGCCAGGAGGCCCTGATCACGGTGGACATGTCGGAGTACATGGAGAAGTTCGCCGTGTCCCGCCTCATGGGCGCGCCCCCCGGATACATCGGCTACGACCAGGGCGGCCAGCTCACCGAGCAGGTGCGCCGCCGCCCCTATTCCGTGGTGCTCTTCGACGAGATTGAAAAGGCGCACCCGGACGTGTTTAACGCCCTGCTCCAGGTGCTCGACGAGGGGCACATGACGGACTCGACGGGCCGCAAGGTGGATTTCCGGAACACGGTGGTCATGATGACCTCCAACGCCGGGGCGCGCCGGATCGGCCGGAGCACGTCGCTGGGATTCCACACGGACGAGGACGACGGCGTCCACGCCCGGATGAGGGACCGGGTGCTGGAGGAGGCCCGCAAGGTCTTCAATCCGGAGTTTCTCAACCGGATAGACGAGACGCTGGTGTTCCACCGGCTCAGCGGCGCCGAGCTGCTCCAGATTGTGGACATCCAGTCCGGGGAGGTGGTCCGCCGGGCGGCGGAGCAGGGGTTGCGCCTGGTCCTGAGCCCCGAGGCGCGGGAGTTTCTGGTGCGGATCGGCAGCAGCAACGAGTACGGCGCCCGGCCCCTGCGGCGGGCGGTGCAGCAATACATGGAAGACCCCCTGGCTGAATTGTTGCTTCGGGGCGGGTTGAACAGGGATACTGAAATCAGTGTGCGGCCCTCGGACGCCGGCGACAGGCTGGTGTTTGACGGGGCTGTGCGGGCCGCGGAGGGTGCAACGTCTTGA
- the bamA gene encoding outer membrane protein assembly factor BamA → MKTKHVALGIMVLGLFAFAAAAQDAPAKTVDEVRFEGLVRVSDQAVRSRVESAAGAALDQGAVSRDVRRLYELGYFDKVDAGVVDEAGKTVLVFKVEEKRVIEEVRVIGNKKIKDRNIRGALTLREGESFVPEAFDEERKAVLKLYEGKGFANTTVDAAAENVGPSRVRLIYTITEGRKARIRDIEFEGNEALSDRQLRKVMKTKRAWWFFGGKYEEEKFEADLAGIVDAYGDKGRLESEVAKTDVVYTDDGKGMKITVHVAEGPEYKMEAMDVAGNIVYDDDEMSGLVKVKPGDVHNKGQVAKDARVLQKGLEDSGYVDALVTPQVALDREKKTTSVVYDVAEGDLKYVRQIRITGNSVTRDEIVRRQMLLVPGERYDGAAVDQSKKRLDDTRFFDSVRVTLDETPDNAGGDLFTDLNVDVEEGKTGTFNFGGGYSTEDGMGVYTELRLNNFDIANWPKFSGGGQQLRLKVNTGTRRDQYSLSFTEPEFLGRPISFGVDLFDESYLVRGGADYEEDSRGGQLRFGKSLSPYVTAQSSFRVQETDISDLPWLINREIKRQEGESTTVSTRWAIERNTLDSRFDPGKGSTHSLAAEVAGFGGDHEFVKLEHDSIWYRGVGSAEKVVLSLRQREGWMTEYGSSDYVPLQDRFYAGGTTTVRGYRNRDIGPKVREYRWWGDTFAIGGNVRLLTNLEMKYKITDMLRVYTFADAGGVWEDTDFDLGDMRYSVGVGLGFNVPMLGPIRVDYGFPLNPDDDQSSSGRLHLATGFRF, encoded by the coding sequence TTGAAAACGAAACATGTCGCGCTGGGAATCATGGTGCTTGGTCTGTTCGCGTTTGCCGCCGCGGCCCAGGATGCCCCGGCGAAAACGGTGGACGAGGTGCGCTTCGAGGGGCTGGTGCGCGTGAGCGACCAGGCAGTCCGCTCCCGGGTGGAGTCCGCCGCGGGCGCCGCCCTCGACCAGGGCGCCGTCTCGCGCGACGTCCGCCGGCTCTACGAGCTGGGCTACTTCGACAAGGTGGACGCCGGGGTCGTGGACGAGGCCGGGAAGACCGTCCTCGTGTTTAAGGTGGAGGAGAAGCGGGTGATCGAGGAGGTGCGGGTCATCGGCAACAAGAAGATCAAGGACCGCAACATCCGCGGCGCCCTCACCCTGCGCGAGGGCGAGTCCTTCGTGCCCGAGGCGTTCGACGAGGAGCGCAAGGCCGTCCTCAAGCTCTACGAGGGCAAGGGTTTCGCGAACACGACGGTGGACGCCGCCGCCGAGAACGTGGGCCCCTCCCGCGTGCGCCTGATCTACACCATCACCGAGGGCCGCAAGGCCCGCATCCGCGACATCGAGTTCGAGGGCAACGAGGCCCTGAGCGACCGCCAGCTGCGCAAGGTCATGAAGACCAAGCGCGCGTGGTGGTTCTTCGGCGGCAAGTACGAGGAGGAGAAGTTCGAGGCGGACCTCGCCGGCATCGTGGACGCCTACGGCGACAAGGGCCGCCTGGAGTCCGAGGTGGCCAAGACCGACGTGGTCTACACGGACGACGGCAAGGGCATGAAGATCACGGTCCATGTGGCCGAGGGCCCCGAGTACAAAATGGAGGCCATGGACGTCGCGGGGAACATCGTCTACGACGACGACGAGATGTCCGGCCTGGTCAAGGTGAAGCCCGGCGACGTGCACAACAAGGGGCAGGTGGCGAAGGACGCGCGGGTGCTGCAGAAGGGCCTGGAGGACAGCGGCTACGTGGACGCCCTGGTCACCCCGCAGGTGGCGCTGGACCGCGAGAAGAAGACAACGAGCGTGGTGTACGACGTGGCCGAGGGCGACCTGAAATACGTGCGCCAGATCCGGATCACGGGCAACAGCGTCACCAGGGACGAGATCGTCCGCCGTCAGATGCTGCTGGTGCCCGGCGAGCGCTACGACGGCGCCGCGGTGGACCAGAGCAAGAAACGCCTCGACGACACGCGGTTCTTCGACTCCGTGCGGGTCACCCTCGACGAGACGCCGGACAACGCGGGGGGCGACCTCTTCACGGACCTGAACGTGGACGTGGAGGAGGGGAAGACCGGCACCTTCAACTTCGGCGGCGGCTACAGCACCGAGGACGGCATGGGCGTCTACACGGAGCTGCGCCTGAACAATTTCGACATCGCCAACTGGCCCAAATTCAGCGGCGGCGGGCAGCAGCTGCGGCTCAAGGTCAACACGGGCACCCGGCGCGACCAGTACAGCCTGAGCTTCACGGAGCCCGAGTTCCTCGGGCGGCCCATCTCCTTCGGCGTGGACCTCTTCGACGAGTCCTACCTCGTGCGCGGCGGCGCCGACTACGAGGAGGACTCCCGGGGCGGCCAGCTCCGCTTCGGCAAGTCGCTCTCCCCCTATGTCACGGCGCAGTCCAGCTTCCGCGTGCAGGAGACCGACATCAGCGACCTGCCCTGGCTGATCAACAGGGAGATCAAACGGCAGGAGGGCGAGTCCACGACCGTGAGCACGCGCTGGGCCATCGAGCGCAACACGCTGGACAGCCGCTTCGACCCCGGCAAGGGCTCCACCCACAGCCTGGCCGCCGAGGTGGCCGGGTTCGGCGGCGACCATGAGTTTGTCAAGCTGGAGCACGACTCCATCTGGTACCGCGGCGTCGGCTCCGCCGAGAAGGTGGTCCTCTCCCTGCGCCAGCGCGAGGGCTGGATGACCGAGTACGGCAGTTCGGACTATGTGCCCCTCCAGGACCGCTTCTACGCCGGCGGCACCACCACCGTCCGCGGCTACCGCAACCGCGACATCGGCCCGAAGGTCCGCGAGTACCGGTGGTGGGGCGACACCTTCGCCATCGGCGGCAATGTCCGCCTGCTCACCAACCTGGAGATGAAGTACAAGATCACCGACATGCTCCGGGTCTACACCTTCGCGGACGCGGGCGGCGTGTGGGAGGACACCGATTTTGACCTCGGCGACATGCGCTACAGCGTGGGCGTCGGCCTCGGGTTCAACGTCCCCATGCTCGGCCCCATCCGTGTGGACTACGGCTTCCCGCTGAACCCGGACGACGACCAGAGCAGCTCGGGCAGGCTCCACCTCGCCACGGGCTTCCGTTTCTAG
- a CDS encoding OmpH family outer membrane protein produces MSRQPSVKTLSVFVALLVAGAGAVALLSAAANAQNNSQPSYKIAVVDMGVLLSDYGKRKTLYDELQKDVDAKQKELDAMEAAISADRKKLETEGAGMTDAQRMELGTKVQTAVTNFRAAMQTRQQMIDSNEAKVMKEVMADVQKVIAQIGEQEGYHLILNAAEEGSPRSGLLFHSATLDVTPKVLAILNK; encoded by the coding sequence GTGTCACGTCAACCGTCGGTGAAGACTTTGTCCGTGTTTGTGGCGCTGCTGGTGGCCGGGGCCGGGGCCGTCGCGCTCCTGAGCGCCGCCGCCAACGCGCAGAACAACTCCCAGCCCTCCTACAAGATCGCCGTGGTGGACATGGGCGTCCTCCTGAGCGACTACGGCAAGCGCAAGACGCTCTACGACGAGCTGCAGAAGGACGTGGACGCCAAGCAGAAGGAGCTGGACGCCATGGAGGCGGCCATCAGCGCCGACCGCAAGAAGCTGGAGACCGAGGGGGCGGGCATGACCGACGCCCAGCGCATGGAGCTGGGGACCAAGGTCCAGACCGCCGTCACGAACTTCCGCGCCGCCATGCAGACCCGGCAGCAGATGATTGACAGCAACGAGGCGAAGGTGATGAAGGAGGTCATGGCGGACGTGCAGAAGGTCATCGCCCAGATCGGCGAGCAGGAGGGGTACCACCTCATCCTCAACGCCGCCGAGGAGGGATCGCCCCGCTCCGGCCTGCTGTTCCACAGCGCCACCCTGGACGTCACCCCCAAGGTGCTGGCCATTCTCAACAAGTGA
- the lpxD gene encoding UDP-3-O-(3-hydroxymyristoyl)glucosamine N-acyltransferase has protein sequence MGHSVEDIARLVGGEALGDPAVPVTGANGLAEAGPGDLCFVRGEKYYPLLRECRAAAVLVPEPVADAAPVQICVARPEEAFLRALALFDRGEAARPAPGVHPGAHVSPEARLGDGVAVGPGAVVEAGAVLGDGVVLFPGAYVGADCRVGDGTVVHPNAVLREETTVGRGCIIHAGACLGSDGFGFVPMDGAWHKVPQVGRVEIGDGVEIGSNTAVDRATFGVTRIGRGTKIDNLVQIGHNVEIGEHCVVAGMAGIAGSAKIGNQVRIGASAGIAGHITIGDGASIGGRSGVTRSVPPGATVSGFPATDHEAQKRIMVGQMRLPGLMRRINQLEARLKALEESES, from the coding sequence ATGGGACATTCCGTTGAAGACATCGCCCGCCTGGTGGGGGGGGAGGCGCTTGGCGACCCCGCCGTCCCGGTCACGGGGGCAAACGGCCTCGCCGAGGCCGGCCCCGGCGACCTCTGCTTCGTGCGCGGCGAGAAATACTACCCCCTCCTCCGCGAGTGCCGGGCCGCCGCCGTCCTTGTGCCCGAGCCGGTGGCGGACGCCGCCCCCGTGCAGATATGCGTGGCCCGGCCCGAGGAGGCGTTTCTGCGCGCCCTGGCCCTGTTTGACCGCGGCGAGGCGGCGCGGCCCGCGCCGGGGGTTCATCCCGGCGCCCATGTTTCCCCGGAGGCCCGGCTGGGCGACGGCGTCGCCGTCGGCCCCGGCGCCGTGGTGGAAGCCGGGGCGGTGCTTGGAGACGGCGTGGTGCTGTTTCCCGGGGCCTATGTCGGCGCGGACTGCCGGGTCGGCGACGGCACGGTGGTGCATCCCAACGCGGTGCTCCGGGAAGAAACCACTGTTGGCCGGGGTTGCATCATCCATGCGGGGGCCTGCCTGGGCAGTGACGGGTTCGGTTTCGTCCCCATGGACGGCGCATGGCACAAAGTGCCCCAGGTGGGCCGCGTGGAGATCGGCGACGGCGTGGAGATCGGCAGCAACACGGCGGTGGACCGGGCGACTTTTGGCGTCACCCGCATCGGACGGGGCACGAAAATTGATAATCTTGTGCAAATAGGGCACAATGTGGAGATCGGCGAGCACTGTGTGGTCGCCGGGATGGCCGGGATCGCGGGCAGCGCGAAAATCGGCAACCAAGTCAGAATAGGGGCCTCCGCCGGCATTGCCGGCCACATCACCATCGGCGACGGCGCCAGCATTGGCGGCCGCAGCGGGGTGACGCGGTCCGTCCCGCCGGGGGCGACCGTCTCGGGCTTTCCCGCCACGGACCACGAGGCGCAGAAGCGCATCATGGTGGGCCAGATGCGGCTGCCCGGGCTGATGCGGCGGATCAACCAGCTTGAGGCGCGCCTCAAGGCCCTGGAAGAGTCGGAATCATGA
- the lpxC gene encoding UDP-3-O-[3-hydroxymyristoyl] N-acetylglucosamine deacetylase, whose amino-acid sequence MRQRTIASEASYSGVGLHTGSLTTVTFKPAPPDSGINFVRTDLPDRPMVPALVDNVVDVSRGTTIGIGSVAIHTVEHAMSAFAGMGVDNITVEVDADEIPNGDGSSLPALGAIMKAGIVEQDAEKQYITVDHPVYYRKDDVTLSILPSDEFRVTMTISYGHPAIGTQYASFTINEDTFRNELAPARTFCFLREVKMLQEAGLIKGGDLESAVVIGDDKILNDDLRFPDEFVRHKILDLIGDTYLLGRPIKGHIIGAKCGHEKNVNFSKQIKKAYLTGQQERSGDGYGAVPRRQPPALDVNKIMKILPHRYPFLLVDRILSFEPMKTVTGMKNVTVNEPFFQGHWPDVPVMPGVLIIEAMAQVSAMLVFGDNGEPNGRLAFLTGIEKAKFRSTVVPGDQMVIKAEMVQYRDNACKVQAVALTDDMVAAEAVMTFALMEIDA is encoded by the coding sequence ATGAGACAAAGAACCATCGCCTCCGAAGCGTCGTACTCCGGGGTCGGGCTCCACACCGGCAGCCTGACCACCGTCACGTTCAAACCCGCGCCCCCGGACAGCGGCATCAATTTCGTCCGGACGGACCTGCCGGACCGGCCGATGGTCCCCGCGCTGGTGGACAACGTGGTGGACGTGTCCCGCGGCACCACCATCGGCATCGGCAGCGTCGCCATCCACACCGTCGAGCACGCCATGTCCGCCTTCGCGGGCATGGGCGTGGACAACATCACCGTCGAGGTGGACGCCGACGAGATCCCCAACGGCGACGGCAGCTCGCTGCCCGCCCTGGGCGCGATCATGAAGGCGGGCATCGTCGAGCAGGACGCCGAGAAGCAGTACATCACGGTGGACCACCCGGTCTACTACCGCAAGGACGATGTCACGCTGAGCATCCTGCCGTCGGACGAGTTCCGGGTGACCATGACGATCTCCTACGGGCATCCCGCCATCGGCACGCAGTACGCCTCGTTCACCATCAACGAGGACACCTTCCGCAACGAGCTGGCCCCCGCGCGGACCTTCTGCTTCCTGCGCGAGGTGAAGATGCTCCAGGAGGCGGGCCTCATCAAGGGCGGCGACCTCGAAAGCGCCGTGGTCATCGGCGACGACAAGATCCTGAACGACGACCTGCGCTTCCCCGACGAGTTTGTGCGCCACAAGATTCTTGACCTGATCGGCGACACCTACCTCCTGGGCCGCCCCATCAAGGGCCACATCATCGGCGCGAAGTGCGGCCACGAGAAGAACGTCAACTTCTCCAAGCAGATCAAGAAGGCGTACCTCACGGGGCAGCAGGAGCGCTCCGGCGACGGCTACGGGGCCGTCCCGCGCCGCCAGCCGCCGGCCCTCGACGTCAACAAGATCATGAAGATCCTCCCCCACCGCTACCCCTTCCTGCTGGTGGACCGGATACTCTCCTTCGAGCCCATGAAGACCGTCACGGGCATGAAGAACGTCACGGTGAACGAGCCCTTCTTCCAGGGGCACTGGCCCGACGTGCCGGTCATGCCCGGCGTGCTGATCATCGAGGCCATGGCCCAGGTCAGCGCCATGCTCGTCTTCGGGGACAACGGCGAGCCCAACGGGCGCCTCGCCTTCCTCACGGGCATCGAGAAGGCCAAGTTCCGCAGCACCGTCGTCCCCGGCGACCAGATGGTCATCAAGGCCGAAATGGTGCAGTACCGCGACAACGCGTGCAAGGTCCAGGCCGTGGCCCTCACGGACGACATGGTGGCGGCCGAGGCCGTCATGACCTTCGCCCTCATGGAAATTGACGCCTAG